Proteins from a single region of Haemorhous mexicanus isolate bHaeMex1 chromosome 4, bHaeMex1.pri, whole genome shotgun sequence:
- the LOC132326344 gene encoding ribonuclease CL2-like produces MAGWVLCVTLVLAALAGAAGETRYEKFLRQHVDSPRTSTLAAHRYCETMLARRRVTAPGRPCKPSNTFVHAPAAELVAACSQAPDPETGFQSTPSALSLTACRLRGGDTRPPCAYRARQAQQHVRVACRDGLPVHLAGTYTAPQ; encoded by the coding sequence ATGGCGGGCTGGGTGCTGTGCGTGACGCTGGTGCTGGCAGCGCTGGCAGGGGCGGCGGGCGAGACCCGCTACGAGAAGTTCCTGCGGCAGCACGTGGACAGCCCCCGGACGTCCACGCTGGCGGCGCACCGCTACTGCGAGACCATGCTGGCGCGGCGCCGCGTGACGGCCCCGGGCAGGCCCTGCAAGCCCTCCAACACCTTCGTGCACGCCCCGGCCGCCGAGCTGGTGGCCGCCTGCTCCCAGGCGCCCGACCCCGAGACAGGGTTCCAGAGCACGCCGAGCGCCCTGAGCCTGACGGCGTGCCGCCTGCGCGGCGGGGACACGCGGCCGCCCTGCGCCTACCGCGCCCGCCAGGCCCAGCAGCACGTGCGCGTGGCCTGCCGCGACGGGCTGCCCGTGCACCTGGCGGGCACCTACACGGCCCCGCAGTGA
- the RPS3A gene encoding small ribosomal subunit protein eS1 — MAVGKNKRLTKGGKKGAKKKVVDPFSKKDWYDVKAPAMFNIRNIGKTLVTRTQGTKIASDGLKGRVFEVSLADLQNDEVAFRKFKLITEDVQGKNCLTNFHGMDLTRDKMCSMVKKWQTMIEAHVDVKTTDGYLLRLFCVGFTKKRNNQIRKTSYAQHQQVRQIRKKMMEIMTREVQTNDLKEVVNKLIPDSIGKDIEKACQSIYPLHDVYVRKVKMLKKPKFELGKLMELHGEGGGAGKPSGDEAGTKVERADGYEPPVQESV; from the exons ATGGCGGTCGGGAAGAACAAGCGCCTCACCAAGGGCGGCAAGAAGGGCGCCAAGAAGAAAGT GGTCGACCCTTTCTCCAAGAAGGACTGGTACGATGTCAAAGCACCGGCGATGTTCAATATCCGGAACATCGGGAAGACGCTTGTCACCAGGACTCAAGGAACTA AAATTGCCTCTGACGGGCTGAAGGGCCGCGTGTTTGAGGTGAGCCTGGCTGATCTGCAGAATGATGAGGTTGCCTTCCGCAAATTTAAACTGATCACTGAGGACGTTCAGGGCAAAAATTGTCTGACCAACTTCCATGGAATGGACCTCACAAGGGACAAAATGTGCTCCATGGTCAAAAAATGGCAG ACAATGATTGAGGCCCACGTGGATGTCAAAACTACAGATGGGTACCTGCTGCGCCTCTTCTGCGTGGGCTTCACCAAGAAGCGCAATAACCAAATCCGCAAGACCTCCTatgcccagcaccagcaggtCCGGCAGATCCGCAAGAAAATGATGGAGATCATGACCCGGGAGGTGCAGACCAATGACCTGAAGGAAGTTGTCAATAAGCT GATCCCAGACAGCATTGGCAAGGACATCGAGAAGGCCTGTCAGTCCATTTACCCTCTGCACGATGTCTATGTCCGCAAGGTGAAGATGCTCAAGAAGCCCAAGTTTGAAT TGGGCAAGCTGATGGAGCTGCATGGTGAAGGTGGTGGTGCTGGAAAGCCCTCTGGGGATGAGGCAGGCACCAAGGTTGAGCGAGCTGATGGATACGAGCCGCCCGTGCAAGAGTCTGTGTGA